The Methanomethylovorans hollandica DSM 15978 genome includes a region encoding these proteins:
- a CDS encoding metal-dependent hydrolase, whose amino-acid sequence MPYPAGHLIFFVLLLFPIALYGFAKAFRRGKLQRSDWWYFLVLFGIGSFFSLFPDISAVINLLLYGARGDHCNIGTLPTHSLLFASIAFVGGVLPGMVLYRQWHKALAVGVFAEAASLSHLLLDDMDNGIITYLYPLYNEPFSLFPYLNTGLSAMGVMYYVTALAGLLSFVLVVLMAFLSLRYLGFGFTYDPFKRED is encoded by the coding sequence ATGCCATATCCTGCAGGACATCTGATATTCTTCGTATTACTGCTGTTTCCGATAGCATTGTATGGTTTTGCAAAAGCTTTCCGCCGGGGCAAGCTACAGCGCAGCGACTGGTGGTATTTCCTGGTATTGTTTGGTATAGGCAGCTTTTTCTCGCTGTTCCCGGATATATCTGCGGTCATCAATCTGCTCCTGTACGGTGCCCGGGGTGATCACTGTAACATAGGTACCCTGCCCACGCATTCATTATTATTCGCCAGCATTGCCTTTGTGGGCGGCGTCTTACCTGGTATGGTGCTGTACAGGCAGTGGCACAAAGCTCTGGCCGTAGGAGTATTCGCAGAGGCAGCTTCGCTCTCTCATCTGCTGCTGGACGACATGGACAATGGTATCATCACGTATCTGTATCCGCTGTACAACGAGCCCTTCAGTCTCTTCCCGTATCTGAATACCGGCTTGTCAGCAATGGGTGTCATGTACTATGTTACAGCCCTTGCAGGATTGCTCTCTTTCGTCCTTGTGGTGCTCATGGCCTTCCTGTCCCTGAGATACCTGGGCTTCGGGTTCACGTATGATCCATTTAAGCGCGAGGACTGA